Genomic window (Streptosporangium brasiliense):
CCGTGCTCGGGCTGGGCGGCTCGGGGCACCTGCTGAGCGTCAAGGGCGCTCCGGAGGTCGTCCTCACCCGGTGCGTGAGCGTGCTCCGCGACGGCGGCCCCGTCCCGCTCGACGGAGCCGCCAGGGCCGGGCTGGAAAGGGAGATGGACAGGCTCGCCCGGCAGGGGTACCGGATGCTCGCGGTGGCCGAGCGTCCCGCCTCGGACCGGCGCGACCTCGACGAGTCCCGCATCGGAGAGCTGGTCTTCCTGGGCTTCCTCTGCCTGGCCGACCCGGTCCGGCCCACGGCGGCCGAGAGCGTCGACCGCCTGACGCGGGCGGGGGTCCGGATCGTCATGATCACAGGCGACCACCCGACCACCGCCGAGGCGATCGCCGCCGAGCTCGGCGTGCTGAACGGCGCGCGGATCATGACGGGGCCGGAGCTGGACGACCTTGACGACGACGCCCTGACGGAGGCGCTGCCGGAGGTGACGGTCTTCGCCCGGACCACTCCGGCGCACAAGGCCCGGATCGTCGAGTGCCTGCGCCGCTCCGGCATGGTCGTGGCGGTGACCGGCGACGGCGCCAACGACGCCCCCGCGATCCGCGCCGCGGACGTGGGGATCGCCCTCGGGTCCCGGGCCACCCCGGCGGCGCGGACCGCCGCCGACGTCGTGGTGACCGACGACCGCATCGAGACGATCGTCGACGCGATCATCGAGGGCCGGGCCATGTGGAGTTCGGTCCGCGACGCCCTGAGCATCCTGCTCGGCGGCAACATCGGGGAGATCGTCTTCGCGGTCGGCTCCAGCCTGGCCACCGGCCGCAACGTGCTGAACGCCCGCCAGCTCCTGCTGGTCAACCTGCTCACCGACATGCTGCCGGCGATGGCGGTGGCCGTCCGGCCCCCGGCGGCGGCCAGCCCGGAGCGGCTGCTCGCCGAGGGCCCGGAGGCCTCGCTGGCGACCTCCCTGACCCGGGACATCTACCTGCGCGCCGCCATCACGGCGGGCGCGGCCGGGGTCGCCTGGTCGATCGGACGCATGACCGGCACGCGGCGGCGGGCGGGCACGATCGGGCTGGTCGCCCTGGTGTCGGCCCAGCTGTTCCAGACCCTGGCCCTGGGCGGCCGGGACCGCGTGGTCGCGCTGGCCGCGCTGGCGTCGCTCGCCGTTCTGGGCCTGGCCGTCTCGCTCCCGGGCCTGTCCGGGTTCTTCGGCTGCCGCCCGCTCGGGCCCGTGGGGTGGGCCATCGCCCTGGGGAGCGCCGCCGCCGTCACCGTCGCCGGGATGGCGTTGCGGGTGCCGGCCCGCGAGACGTCATCGGCCGTTCACTGAACAGTCACCTCAGGGCGGATTTTCGTATAACTTCGTCCTGAAATATCCCCTTAAGAGCTTTTTAGTGGCTGTGAGGTTGTTATGTCTGAATTCCTGGCCTCGGTTCTCGCCAAGGCGGCTTTCCTCCTGCTCGAAGCGCTCGTCATGCGCATCGTGCAGTCCCTCGTGCTGACGATGGCCCGGCGCGGCGGGCTCCAGCCCGCGTAGCGGAGCCCCGCCGGGCGGACACGGCCGCGGCCGGCCCGGCCGCGTCAGCGGGCCCGGTCCTTGATGAGCTGGGCGACCTTGCGGTGCTCGGCCGAGCGCAGCACCCGCTCGGCCCGGGCCGGGTCGGCGACCGGCGCCCTGTCCAGCAGGCCCCGGGCCGCCTTCAGCTTCAGCAGCCGCCGGACGGACTGGTCGAGCCGGGCGGCGGAGATCTTCCCGGACTTCACCGCGGCCAGCACCGCCTGGTACGCCGTGGGGAAGTCCGGCGGCATCAGCAGCAGGTCGGCTCCGGCCTGGATGGCCCGCACGGCCACCTGCCCGTCGCCGTACTTCTTGCGCACCCCCGCCATGTCCAGCGCGTCGGTCGAGACGACCCCGTCGAAGCCGAGCTTCTGGCGGAGCAGTCCGGTCAGGATCGGCTTGGAGAGCGTGGCCGGATCGCCGGACGGGTCGAGCTTGGGCATGACCACGTGGGCACTCATGATCGCGTCGATGTTCTTGCCGATGGCGGCGGCGAACGGGGGCGCGTCCAGCTTGCTCCACTGCGACAGGGAGTGCTGGATCACCGGCAGCCCGGTGTGGCTGTCGACATTGGTGTCGCCGTGGCCCGGGAAGTGCTTGGCCGTGCTGGCGACCCCGGCGTCGTGGAAGCCCTGGACCGCGGCGGCGACCATCGGCGCGACCTTCTTCGGGTCCGAGCCGTAGGCCCGGGGGCCGATCACCGGGTTGCGCGGGTTGATGTTGACGTCGGCGACCGGGGCGAAGTCGAGGTTGATGCCGAGGGCACGCAGCTCGGTGCCGGTGACCTCAGCCGCCTTCCGGGCCAGCGAGGGATCTCCGGTCGAGCCGATGACCGAGGCCCCGGGCATGTCGGTGACCAGCGGGGCGAGCCGGGAGACCCGGCCGTTCTCCTGGTCCGCGCCGATCAGCAGCGGGATCTCCGGCGACGCCTTCTGCAGCCCGTTGGTCAGCGCCACGATCTGCCGGGCGTTCTTGACGTTGCCGGCCCAGGGGAACAGGATCACCCCGCCCGGCCGGTATTTGGCGACCGCCTTGGCCGGGGTGCCCACCCCGAACCGCGCCTGGTTCTCCCCCGACGTCGTGTCCGCCGCCGCGCCGTACAGCACGGGCATGAAGAGCTGCCCGACCTTGTCCTCCACGCTCATCCGGCCGAGCACGGCCTCGACCTGCGAGCCCCCCGAGGGCTTGGGCGTGGCCGGCGGTGCGGGGGTGGCGCCCGTGGCGGCGTCGGCGACCTGCCCGGCCGCGGGCCTGGCGGGCGGGGTCGCCCCCGCCCCCGCGCACCCGGCCACCATAGTGGCGATCACTGCCAGACCAGTCGTACGAATGCACCGAACCATGGGACCCACGCTATCCGCGTCGGCGACCGGAGACACCCGGCCCGACCACTTACGTGGGTCCCGCCCCTTCCGTCACAGGGCCAGTCCGGCCAGTCCGGGCAGCTGGGAGCGGGCGGCGGCGCGCGCCTCCTGCGCGGAGACGGTGGTCATCGCGGACTGCGCGGCCAGGAGGCACTGCTCCCGGGTGTGCCGCGACAGCGCCGCCCGTACGGCGGGCAGCGCGGGGGCGGCCATCGACAGCGAGGTGACGCCGAGCCCGACCAGCACGCAGGCGAGGACCGGGTCGCCCGCCGCCTCCCCGCACACCCCGCACGGCCGGCCGCGCTCGACGGCCCCGGTCACGGCCAGCGCGACCAGGTCGAGCAGCGCGGGCTGCCAGGCGTCCTGCAGCGCGGTCAGCGCACCCACCTGCCGGTCGGCGGCGAAGGTGTATTGGGCCAGGTCGTTGGTGCCCAGCGAGAAGAAGTCCGCTTCCTGGGCCAGGTCGGCGGCGCGCAGGGCGGCCGACGGGATCTCGATCATCACTCCCGCCTCCGGCAGCCCCGCCTCCCTGCAGGTCGCCACGTACCAGGCGGTCTCCTCGGCGGTGGCGACCATCGGGGCCATCACCTGGAGCTTGGCCGAGGAGCGGGCGGCCGCCCTGGCCAGGGCGGCGAGCTGGGTGTTCAGTATCTCCGGGTATGCCCTGAGCAGCCGTAGCCCGCGCTGCCCCAGCGCCGGGTTCGGCTCCGCCCCCGGCGGCGGCAGGAAGGCCAGCGGCTTGTCGGCCCCCGCGTCGAGCGTCCGCACGACCACCCGGCCTCCCGGGAAGGCGTTCAGCACCTCCAGGTAGGCGGCCTCCTGCTCCTGCTCCGACGGCGCCGCCGTCCGGTCCAGGAAGAGGAACTCGGTCCGGTAGAGGCCGACGCCCTCCGCGCCGTGCTCCAGGGCGGCCGCCACGTCGCGCGGCCCGCCGATGTTGGCCAGCAGCGGGACGGCGTGCCCGTCGGAGGTCATCCCCGGCCCGGTGGCGGCCGCGAGCACGGCGTCCCTGGCGGCGGCGGCGTTCCTCGCCGTGACCACCTCCTCCTCCGTCGGCGCTGGCCGTACGAGCCCGGAGGCCCCGTCCACCAGCACCGGCGTGCCCGGCGCGATCGCGGTCGCCCCCGGGCAGGCGACGACGGCGGGCACCCCCATCGCGCGGGCGAGGATCGCGGTGTGGCTGGTCGGCCCGCCCTGCTCGGTGACGAAGGCGGCCACCACGTCCCGCGACAGCAGCGCGGTGTCGGCGGGGGCCAGGTCGCGGGCGATGAGGACGTACGGCTGCGCCGCCCGGACCGGCAGGCCGGGCACCGGCAGACCCTCGATCACCGCGATGGCGCGGTCCCTGACGTCGTCCAGGTCGGCGGCGCGCGCGCCCAGGTATCCCCCCGCCGCGACGAGCAGCTCGCGATAGGCGCCGAACGCCTCGTAGACCGCGCGGGCCGCCCCCGTGCCCGCGTCGATCAGCTCGGCCACCCCGACGGCGAGGCCGGGGTCACGGGCCATCAGCGCCTGGGCGCCCAGGATCTCCTGGGCCTCGCCGCCCGCCCGGACCCCCCGCTCCTCCAGGTCGGCGGCGACCCGCTCCAGTGCCTGCGCGGCCCTGGCCCGCTCCGCCCCGGCGTCCCCCCCGTGGCGGGCGCCGGGCTCGGGCACCGGAGCCTCGTGCGCCATGACGTAACCCGGTCCGAGGCCGACCCCCGGACTCACGCCCACCCCCGAGAGCGCGGTCATGGTGCCGAGGCTATGAGGGCGAGTTTGTCCACGATCTCCTCGGCGCCCTCGCCCTCGGCCGCGATCACCACGGTGTCGCCCTGGCGGACGTCGAGCGACAGCACCGCGAGAATGCTCTTGGCGTTCACCGGCTGGCCGCCGCCCTTGGCGACGGTGATGTCCACCGGCGCCGCCGCCGCGGTCTGCACGAACGTCGCCGCGGGGCGGGCGTGCAGACCGACCTCGGACTCAACGGTGACTTGGCGCTGGGCCACGTGTTCCTCCTGCGAAATCAGGCCGGGCGGTCTAGACCGCCCGGCTCATCCATGGGTCGGCGGGGGCCATTCGACCCCCGTCAGATCGGCGACGACGATATCCGCCTCGGTGAGTTCGGTGCCCGCGTGGGTCGTCGCTATGCCCACACACCTCATACCCGCCGCCTTGGCCGCCGCAATCCCGGCGATCGAGTCCTCGAACGCGACGCAGTGCGCCGGATCGACGGAGAGGCGGTGGGCGGCCAGCAGGAACCCCTCCGGGGCGGGCTTGCCCTCGACCACGTCGCGGGCCGACACGAGGACCCGCACCAGGTCGCGTACCCCGACCTCCGCCAGCCGCTCCTCCGCCCACTCCCGGGAGGCGGAGGTGACGACCGCGATCGGCGAGCCGTACGCCGAGACCCTGCGGACCAGGTCGGCGGCGCCGGGCACCGGCACGACGGCGGGCAGGCCGGGATGGTCGTTGAAGGACATGACCTCGCTGATCAGGTCGTCGATCCGCCTGCCGGGGAAGAGGTGGGCCCGCTCGGCCAGGACGTCGCGCCCGCGCCGGCCCATGAACCCGCGCAGCACGACCTCGTCGTGGACCACCCCGTGGTTGTCGAGCAGCATCGCCCACATCGCCATGCTCCGGTGCTCGCTGTTGATCAGTGTGCCGTCCAGGTCGAACAGCGCGGCGTCCATGGCCGTCCTCGCCTCCAGGTCTCCGTCGTCCCCGCGGAAGGTGCTCCTGTGAGCGACCAACGCCCGCCGCCCGGAACCTCATCCCGGACGGCTCACCTCCACAGGAAGAGTTCGTCTCCCGTGCGGACCGCGCCCTCGGCGAGTGTGGTGACGGATCCCTCGGTGGCGTCCAGCGCCACGACGGGGCAGACGGGGGAGCGGCCGCCCGCCTCGACCTCCACGGGGTTCCACGCCACCACGGGCTGTCCGGCCCCCACCCGGTCCCCCTCGGACACCAGCAGCTCGAAACCCTCCCCCTTGAGCTGCACGGTGTCGATGCCCAGGTGGACCAGGACTCCCCGGCCGTCGTCGCCGACGACGACGAACGCGTGCGGGTGCAGTTTCACGATCTTGCCTGTGATGGGCGAGACCGCCTCGCCCGGCTCCCTGGCCGGCTCGATCGCCATGCCGGGCCCCACCAGGCCCTCCGAGAACACCGGGTCGGGCACCGCCCCAAGACCCACGGCCGCCCCCGCGACCGGGGCCAGAACTGTGGTCATCACACCCCCTCGGCCGTCCCCGCCGCGAGGGCGGGGACGGCCCGGCCCTCATCAGCCGATGATGTCCTCGATGTCGCTGGCGATCGTGTCCGCCTCCGGGCCCACCACCACCTGGACGATGTTGCCCGCGGCCATCACGCCGTGCGCTCCGGCCGCCTTGAGGGCCGCCTGATCGACTCTGGAGGCGTCACGCACCTCGGTGCGGAGCCGGGTGATGCACGGTTCGATCTCGATGATGTTGTCCGCACCACCGAGCCCCGCGATGATCGCGTCGGCGTTGGCCGCCATGTCGCCCTCCAGTCCTCATCGGTCTTTGACCAGGCTAAACGACGCCGAAGGATCAGTCGGTCTGGGTCACCTTGTTGAGACCCCGGGGGGCGTCGGGGTCGATGCCCAGCCGGCGCGCGAGGGCCTCGGTCAGGAGCTGGCCGGGGACGATGAGGCCGAGCGGGGCGACCCACTCGGGGAGGTCGGGACCGTTCAGCGCGGCGGTGGCCACCGAGGAGAGGGCCGTGCCGCCACCGACGGTGAAGGCCGAGGCCCCGGCGCCGGTGACCCGCTCGGCGAGCGCCACGGTCCCGGCCAGGGTCGGACCCTCGCCGGCCGCGACCAGGATGGCCGGGGTGTCCTCGTCGACCACGGCGATCGGGCCGTGCAGCAGGTCGGCGTAGGACAGGCCCATGGCGTGCAGGTAGCACGCCTCCTTGAGTTTGAGCGCCAGCTCAAGGGCGGTGGAGAAGGCCAGGCCACGGCCGGAGACCACGACGCCCGGCTTGTCGGCCAGGCCCTCGACGATCGCCTCCAGGTCGCCCGGCTCGGCGATCAGCTTCTCCACCGCGTCCGGCACCCGCTGCAGGTCGGCGGGGTCGACGTCGGCGCCCAGGCCGAGGCCGAGCACGGCCAGCGCGGCGAGCTGGGTGGTGTAGGTCTTGGTGGCCGGGACGGCCTTCTCCTCGCCCGCGAGCGTGCACAGCGCGAGGTCGGCGGCCTGGGCGAGGGGGCTCTGCTCGCCGCCGTTGGTGATGGCCACGGTCTTGGCGCCGCAGTCCTTGGCCCAGGCGAGGGTCTCGACGATCTCCTCGGTCCGGCCCGACTGGGAGAGCGCGACGGCCAGGACGCCGTCGAGGTCCAGCTTGCGCTTGTAGGTGGTGGCGATGGAGGGGGCGGCGAGCGTGGACAGCCGGCCCGTGTGCGCTTCAGCCAGATAACGGCCGTAGACTGCGGCATTGTCGGAGGTGCCACGGGCGATGAACAACAGCTGACGGGTCTGCCCGGCGAGCTGCTCCACCTCCCCGACCCTGGGGAGGAGGGCGTCCAGCGTGGCTCGCAACGCAGCAGGCTGCTCGGCGATCTCGCTGCGCATCTT
Coding sequences:
- the nagZ gene encoding beta-N-acetylhexosaminidase, producing the protein MVRCIRTTGLAVIATMVAGCAGAGATPPARPAAGQVADAATGATPAPPATPKPSGGSQVEAVLGRMSVEDKVGQLFMPVLYGAAADTTSGENQARFGVGTPAKAVAKYRPGGVILFPWAGNVKNARQIVALTNGLQKASPEIPLLIGADQENGRVSRLAPLVTDMPGASVIGSTGDPSLARKAAEVTGTELRALGINLDFAPVADVNINPRNPVIGPRAYGSDPKKVAPMVAAAVQGFHDAGVASTAKHFPGHGDTNVDSHTGLPVIQHSLSQWSKLDAPPFAAAIGKNIDAIMSAHVVMPKLDPSGDPATLSKPILTGLLRQKLGFDGVVSTDALDMAGVRKKYGDGQVAVRAIQAGADLLLMPPDFPTAYQAVLAAVKSGKISAARLDQSVRRLLKLKAARGLLDRAPVADPARAERVLRSAEHRKVAQLIKDRAR
- the ptsP gene encoding phosphoenolpyruvate--protein phosphotransferase; translated protein: MTALSGVGVSPGVGLGPGYVMAHEAPVPEPGARHGGDAGAERARAAQALERVAADLEERGVRAGGEAQEILGAQALMARDPGLAVGVAELIDAGTGAARAVYEAFGAYRELLVAAGGYLGARAADLDDVRDRAIAVIEGLPVPGLPVRAAQPYVLIARDLAPADTALLSRDVVAAFVTEQGGPTSHTAILARAMGVPAVVACPGATAIAPGTPVLVDGASGLVRPAPTEEEVVTARNAAAARDAVLAAATGPGMTSDGHAVPLLANIGGPRDVAAALEHGAEGVGLYRTEFLFLDRTAAPSEQEQEAAYLEVLNAFPGGRVVVRTLDAGADKPLAFLPPPGAEPNPALGQRGLRLLRAYPEILNTQLAALARAAARSSAKLQVMAPMVATAEETAWYVATCREAGLPEAGVMIEIPSAALRAADLAQEADFFSLGTNDLAQYTFAADRQVGALTALQDAWQPALLDLVALAVTGAVERGRPCGVCGEAAGDPVLACVLVGLGVTSLSMAAPALPAVRAALSRHTREQCLLAAQSAMTTVSAQEARAAARSQLPGLAGLAL
- a CDS encoding HPr family phosphocarrier protein: MAQRQVTVESEVGLHARPAATFVQTAAAAPVDITVAKGGGQPVNAKSILAVLSLDVRQGDTVVIAAEGEGAEEIVDKLALIASAP
- a CDS encoding HAD family hydrolase, encoding MVAHRSTFRGDDGDLEARTAMDAALFDLDGTLINSEHRSMAMWAMLLDNHGVVHDEVVLRGFMGRRGRDVLAERAHLFPGRRIDDLISEVMSFNDHPGLPAVVPVPGAADLVRRVSAYGSPIAVVTSASREWAEERLAEVGVRDLVRVLVSARDVVEGKPAPEGFLLAAHRLSVDPAHCVAFEDSIAGIAAAKAAGMRCVGIATTHAGTELTEADIVVADLTGVEWPPPTHG
- a CDS encoding PTS sugar transporter subunit IIA → MTTVLAPVAGAAVGLGAVPDPVFSEGLVGPGMAIEPAREPGEAVSPITGKIVKLHPHAFVVVGDDGRGVLVHLGIDTVQLKGEGFELLVSEGDRVGAGQPVVAWNPVEVEAGGRSPVCPVVALDATEGSVTTLAEGAVRTGDELFLWR
- a CDS encoding PTS glucose/sucrose transporter subunit IIB yields the protein MAANADAIIAGLGGADNIIEIEPCITRLRTEVRDASRVDQAALKAAGAHGVMAAGNIVQVVVGPEADTIASDIEDIIG
- a CDS encoding SIS domain-containing protein, which encodes MTTKMRSEIAEQPAALRATLDALLPRVGEVEQLAGQTRQLLFIARGTSDNAAVYGRYLAEAHTGRLSTLAAPSIATTYKRKLDLDGVLAVALSQSGRTEEIVETLAWAKDCGAKTVAITNGGEQSPLAQAADLALCTLAGEEKAVPATKTYTTQLAALAVLGLGLGADVDPADLQRVPDAVEKLIAEPGDLEAIVEGLADKPGVVVSGRGLAFSTALELALKLKEACYLHAMGLSYADLLHGPIAVVDEDTPAILVAAGEGPTLAGTVALAERVTGAGASAFTVGGGTALSSVATAALNGPDLPEWVAPLGLIVPGQLLTEALARRLGIDPDAPRGLNKVTQTD